GCATGACGCCATCGATGGTCGAGCGGTACTCGACGTCGTTCTCCTCCTGCATCGGCAGCGCGTCCATGTCCGCGCGCAGGGCGACGGTCGGTCCGTTGCCGTTGGCCAGCTCCGCCACGATGCCCGTCCGTCCGACGCCGGTCCGCACGGTGTAGCCGAGCTCCTCGACGAGCCGGGCGGCGGTTGCCGCGGTCCGTGTTTCGCGGAAGCCCAGCTCGGGATGGCGGTGCAGATCGCGCCGGAGCCCGGTCAGCTTCGGCTGGAGCGTGGTGGCGTGCTCGAGCAGGGTGGTCATGGCGGCCCGTCCACGGTAAGATTGGTCGCGCAATCTGGTCGGGATTCGTAGAGGGGGCAAGGTCCCAGGTGGCTGATAGAAAACAGCTCGACCCGCGGCTGACGGAGCAGCGGAATCCGCGCAGCATGCGTATCGATCAGCTCTCGACGATCGAAATCGTCGACCTGATCAACGCGGAGGACCGCATGGTCGCCGAGGCGGTCGGGGAGGAGCGCGCCGCGATCGCGCGCGCGGTGGATATCGTGGTCGACTGCTTCCAGAACGGCGGTCGACTTTTCTATGTGGGCGCCGGCACGTCCGGCCGCCTCGGCGTGCTCGACGCGTCCGAGATGCCGCCCACGTACGGCACCGACCCGGAGATGGTGCAGGGCATCATTGCCGGCGGGTATGCCGCGCTGGTGCGCGCACAGGAAGGCGCCGAGGACAACCCCGCGGATGGTGCGGCAGTGATGGACGAGCGCGGCGTGCGCGCGGGCGACTTCGTGCTCGGCATCGCGACGTCCGGCACGACACCGTACGTGCACGGCGCGCTGCGTCGCGCACGGGAGCTGGGTGCGCGCACCGGCTTTCTGCTGTGCACCTATCCATCGCAGGAGCTGATCGCGACGCACGACGTCGTCATCGCGCCGCTGGTCGGTCCCGAGGTCATCACCGGCTCGACGCGCATGAAGGCGGGCACCGCGACCAAGATGGTGCTGAACACGATCACCACGTCGGCGATGGTCCGGCTCGGCAAGGTGTACGGCAACCTGATGGTGGACCTGCAGGTCACGTGTGAGAAACTGCGCGACCGTGGCCAGCGCATCCTGGTGGAGACACTGGGCGTGGAGCGCGGCCATGCCGCGGACCTGCTCGAGCGTGCGGGCGGACACGTGAAGACGGCGATCGTGATGGGCAGCCTGGACGTGGATCGCGACGAGGCGCGCCAGCGCCTGCAGGACGCGGGCGGCGTGATCGCGAGCGTCGTCGGAGACCTCGGTGCCTGACGGGCTGCGCGCGATCGGCCTGATGTCGGGCACGTCGCTGGATGGTATCGATGCGGCGCTGGTGCGCTTCACGGGCCCGCCCGACGCCCTGCACTGGGAAATCGAGGCGTTCGTGAGCGTGCCGTTCCGCGAGGGGCAGCGCACGCAGATCCACGACGCGATCATGCACGGCGGTGCGCCCGGCATCTGCATGCTGCACGCGCAGCTCGGCGAGTGGCTGGCGGATGCCGCGCTCGAGGTGTGTCGCGCCGCCGGGGTTCGACCGGACCAGGTGCACGTGATCGGCTCGCACGGCCAGACGGTATGGCATGAGCCGCCGACGGCGGAGCGACGCGGCGCGACGCTGCAGCTCGGCGACCCTGCAACGATCGCGGAGCGCACCGGCATCAGCGTGGTGAGCGACTTCCGTGCGCGCGACATGGCGGCGGGAGGACAGGGTGCACCTCTGGTGCCGTGGCTCGACCGGCAGCTCTTCTCGGTGCCCGGGCGTGCGCGCGTGCTGCAGAACATCGGCGGCATGGCGAACCTGACGCGCGTGCCGCCGCAGGGCAGTGACGAAGCATTGCTCGCGTTCGACACCGGCCCCGGCAATGCACTGATCGATGCCGCGGCCGAGCTCGCGACCAGCGGCGGACAGTCGTTCGACCGCGATGCCGAGCTTGCGAACAGCGGCAGCGTGGATGATGCGCTGCTCGAGGAGCTGCTCGCGCACCCCTTCCTGGATGCGGAGCCGCCCAAGTCGACGGGGCGCGAGGTGTTCGGTCGCCCGTTCGTGCAGCGCATCGTCGAGCGTCGGCCGCCGGAGTCGCATGCCGACTGGTGCGATCTCATCGCGACGCTGACCGTGTTCACCGCGCGCACGATCTCCGATGCAATCGAACGGTGGGTCAAGCCGCTCGACTACGACGAGGTGGTGGTGACCGGCGGTGGCGCGCGCAACCCGTTGCTCATGCGGCTGCTGCGCGAGGAACTCGCCCCGGTGCCCGTGCACGACGGCAGCGTGCTCGGCGTCGACCCCGATGCCAAGGAGGCGCTCGCATTCGCCGCGCTCGCGTGGGCCCATCTGAACGGCCTGCCCGGCAACGTGCCCGAGGCCACGGGCGCCGCCGGTGCGCGCGTGCTCGGCAGTCTTACGCCCGGTCGATGAGCCAGCGCCAGGAGCGGCGCCGCCAGCAGCCCTCGCGTGCGCCGCGCAGCGAAGCGGGCGCCCGGTCCGATCCGCAGCGCGTGCGCGCCGCTGATCGCTTCCGCAGCGCCGCGCACCGGCACGCGACCTCCATCCTCGTCGCGCTCGGCGTCGTGCATGCACTCCTGTCACTGCTTGCACTCGATCCCACGCCACACACCGGCGGCGACAACGCCGGCTACATCAGCCTCGCCCGTTCACTGCTCGAGCGCGGCGCATACCTGGAACTGTGGGACCCGGCGGAGCCGATCCACACGAAGTATCCGCCGGTGTTTCCGCTGCTGCTTGCCGCTGCCATGGCGATCGGCATACAGCCGTGGATCGGACTCAAGCTGATCGTCATCGCGTTCAGCGTCATGGGCGTCGCATTCACGTTCCTGTGGATCCGCGCGCGCGGACGGCCGCTGCTCGCGACCGGTGTCGGTACCATCGTCGCGCTCTCACCCGGCATCCTGCTGCAGAACCACTGGGTGCTCTCCGACGTGCCGTTCTGGGGACTCACCATGCTGGCGCTCTGGGCGGTCGAGACGGCACCGCGCCACCGGCTCGGCGGGCGCGCCCTGCTGGCGATCCTCGTCCTCGTCCTCGCCTACTTCACACGCTCCGCGGGACTGCCGCTGCTGCTCGCGGCCGGGCTCTGGCTGGCGTGGCGCCGGCGCTGGAAGCAGCTCGCACTGCTGGCCGGGATCGCGGTGCCGCTGGCCGCGTGGTGGGTGCTCCGCGCGCGGAGCGCGGGCGGCATCGACTACACGGGCGAGCTGTGGATGCGCAACCCGTACGATCCTGCCGCGGGCACGATCGGCGTGCTCGATCTGTTTCCGCGCATTGGCGAGAACCTCGTCGCGTACGTCACGACGCACCTTCCTTTCCTGCTGACCGGCAGAGCGGGGTCGACCGGCCTGCTGCTCTCCGTCGCGGTGACGATGCTCGCGCTCGGCGGCTGGGCCTGGCGCGTGGCGGCGTGGCGTCGCCTCCGTCCGGGGGAGCTCGTGCTGCCGCTCTACATGGGCGTGATCCTGATCTGGCCGGCCGTGTGGGCCGGTGACCGGTTCCTGCTGCCCGTGTACGGCGTGATCCTGTTCTTTGCGGGCGACGCGCTGGTGCATCTCGCGAAGCGACTGCGTGCGCCGCTGGCGTTCAGCGCGGGCGCGGCGGCCGTCGTGGTCATCATGCTGCTGCAGCTGCCCTCGGCGGCGGTCGCCGTGCGCATCGGCCGGCAGTGCCAGGACGCATACGCAGCGGGTGCACGCTATCCGTGCCTGCCGCAGCCGTGGCAGAACTACTTCGCGCAGTCCGAACGCCTGCCGGAGCTGCTGCCGGACGGTGCGGTCGTCCTCAGTCGCAAGCCACGGCTCACCCATGCCCTGAGCGGTGGCCGCACCTACAGCATGACGTACCCGTTCACGCCGGACCCGCAGCAGTTCTTTTCCTTTGCAGACTCGATCGGGGCGCGCTACCTGCTGTTCGACGAGCTGGGCGCACTGGCGCAGAACTACCTCGTGCCCGTGCTCACGCGCCGGCCGGATGCCTTCTGCATCCTGGACGCGACAGGCCCGACGGGCACCGCGCTCTTCGGCATCCGCGAGAACGCACTCGCGGGGACGGAGCGGGAGCCGGGCAGCGGGCCGATCAACTTCGAGATCTGCGACGCGTCCTACCGTCGCACAGCCGAGTAGCTCCAGCATGGACACGCGCAGGATCGGCCCGCTCGAGGTCTCCGTCGTCGGCCTCGGGTGCAACAACTTCGGCAAGCGCCTCGATGCGGCGCAGACGGAGCGCGTCGTGCACGCAGCCCTCGATGCCGGCATCAGCTTCTTCGATACCGCGGACCGCTACTCGGCCGGCAGGAGCGAGGAGTATCTCGGGCGCGCACTGCGCGGCCGGCGCCACGAGGCCCTGATCGCAACCAAGTTCGGCAAGCCGGTCGGCGACGCGCCGGCGAGTGCGACCGCCGCGTACATCCGGCAGGCCGTGGATGCCAGCCTGCGCCGGCTCGGCGTCGACCACATCGACCTGTACCAGATCCACGAGCCGCACCCGGAGGTGCCGATCGCCGAGACGCTGGGCGCGCTCGATGAGCTGGTGGGCGCGGGCAAGGTGCGCGCGATCGGCTGCTCCAATTTCTCGGCACAGCAGATCGAGGAGGCGGAGTCCACCGCGCGTGCGTCCGGTGGTGCGCGCTTCGTCAGCGTGCAGAACGAGTACAGCCTGCTCGTGCGGGAGCCCGAGCAGGATGGCGTGCTGGACGCGTGCGCGCGCTACCAGCTCGCGCTGCTGCCGTTCTTCCCGCTCGCGAGCGGGCTGCTGACGGGCAAGTACCGGGTGGGCCGGCCGCTGCCGGAGAACACGCGGATCACGAGCGGCTGGCTCGACACGCATTACACCGAAGCGAACCTGGCGCGCGTGGAGCGACTGAGCGCCTTTGCGCAGGCCCGGGGCCACACGCTGCTCGAGCTCGCGTTCGCCTGGCTGCTGCACCGGGGCGAGGTTGCGAGCGTGATCGCCGGCGCGACCCGGCCCGAGCAGGTCAGGGCGAATGCGGCCGCCACGCGCTGGCAGCTGAGCGCGCAGGAGCTCGCCGAGGTCGACGCCGCACTGGCCGGATAGCGCCGAGTCGTTCAGTCGCAGCCGCCAATGGCCGATGCCGAGGCCGTTGCCTGCAGCGAACCTGCAAGGCATACGCCTTGCCTCTGCCTGCGCCCGACCGCAGGCACGTTCCGCAGCGGAGCCGGGAGGGGATAGCGGATGATCGGAATCGACTGGGCCGTCGTGCTCGTCTACATGCTCGGCACACTGGCGCTCGGTATCTGGCTGAGCCGGCGCGCCTCCGGCTCACTCGCGGACTTCTTCGTGGGCGGCCGCGGCATCTCCTGGTGGCTGGCCGGCACTTCCATGGCCGCCACGACCTTCTCCATCGACACCCCGCTCTACGTCGCCGGCGTCGTCGGCACGCGCGGCATCGCCGGCAACTGGGAGTGGTGGGCGTACGGCATCGCCCACGTGATCATGATCTACATGTTCGCGCGCCTGTGGCGCCGCGCCGAGATCATCACCGACAACGAGCTGACGGAACTTCGCTACGGCGGCACGCCCGCCGCCACGCTGCGTGCGGTCAAGGGCTTCCTGTTCGCCGTCGTGATCGGCTCGATCGGCGCCGGCTACGCGATGCTCGCCATGGTCAAGGTCGTCGATGCGCTCCAGATCTTTCCGTCGCTCGGCCTCGACCTGGGTGACAACGGCAAGCTCTGGGCGATCATTTTGATCAGCGTGTTCGTGCTGGTCTACGCGGGTGCCGCCGGTCTGTGGGGCGTGGTCGCGACCGACTTCTTCCAGTTCTTCCTCGCGCTCATCGGCGCGATCATCGTGGCCTGGGCGGCAGTGGCGCACGTGGGAGGGCTGGACGACGTCGTGCGTCTCGCGCAGGCCAATACCGAGTTCGACGCGCTCTCCTTCACGCCGTTCCACTTCGGTGGTGATACGCTCATCAGCTGGTCGCGAACCGCGGGCATTACGGCCACGACGTTCTTCGCGTACGTAACGGTGCTATGGTGGGCGTTCCGCCGCTCGGACGGCGGCGGCGAATTCATCCAGCGCATCTCGTCAGTGAAGACAGAGAAGGACGCGGAGAAGGCGGCCTGGTTCTTCAACATCATGCACTACGTCGTGCGCACCTGGCCCTGGATCCTGGTCGCACTGGTCGCGCTGGCGCTGTACCCGGACCTCGAAGACCCCGAGCTCGGCTACCCGATGCTGATGCTCGACTTCCTGCCGGCAGGCCTGCTCGGACTGGTCGTCGCGTCCCTGCTCGCCGCGTTCATGAGCACGATGTCCACGCTCATCAACTGGAGCGCGAGCTACATGACCAACGACCTGTACGCGCGCTTCATGCGGCCGCACGCCTCGCAGAAGGAGCTGGTGTTCGCCGCGCGCGTCGCGTCCGTCATCGTGCTGATCATCGCGGGCTTCGCCGCGTTCCAGTCCCAGTCGATCGCGACCGTCT
Above is a genomic segment from Longimicrobiales bacterium containing:
- the murQ gene encoding N-acetylmuramic acid 6-phosphate etherase; translated protein: MADRKQLDPRLTEQRNPRSMRIDQLSTIEIVDLINAEDRMVAEAVGEERAAIARAVDIVVDCFQNGGRLFYVGAGTSGRLGVLDASEMPPTYGTDPEMVQGIIAGGYAALVRAQEGAEDNPADGAAVMDERGVRAGDFVLGIATSGTTPYVHGALRRARELGARTGFLLCTYPSQELIATHDVVIAPLVGPEVITGSTRMKAGTATKMVLNTITTSAMVRLGKVYGNLMVDLQVTCEKLRDRGQRILVETLGVERGHAADLLERAGGHVKTAIVMGSLDVDRDEARQRLQDAGGVIASVVGDLGA
- a CDS encoding anhydro-N-acetylmuramic acid kinase, whose product is MPDGLRAIGLMSGTSLDGIDAALVRFTGPPDALHWEIEAFVSVPFREGQRTQIHDAIMHGGAPGICMLHAQLGEWLADAALEVCRAAGVRPDQVHVIGSHGQTVWHEPPTAERRGATLQLGDPATIAERTGISVVSDFRARDMAAGGQGAPLVPWLDRQLFSVPGRARVLQNIGGMANLTRVPPQGSDEALLAFDTGPGNALIDAAAELATSGGQSFDRDAELANSGSVDDALLEELLAHPFLDAEPPKSTGREVFGRPFVQRIVERRPPESHADWCDLIATLTVFTARTISDAIERWVKPLDYDEVVVTGGGARNPLLMRLLREELAPVPVHDGSVLGVDPDAKEALAFAALAWAHLNGLPGNVPEATGAAGARVLGSLTPGR
- a CDS encoding aldo/keto reductase; translated protein: MDTRRIGPLEVSVVGLGCNNFGKRLDAAQTERVVHAALDAGISFFDTADRYSAGRSEEYLGRALRGRRHEALIATKFGKPVGDAPASATAAYIRQAVDASLRRLGVDHIDLYQIHEPHPEVPIAETLGALDELVGAGKVRAIGCSNFSAQQIEEAESTARASGGARFVSVQNEYSLLVREPEQDGVLDACARYQLALLPFFPLASGLLTGKYRVGRPLPENTRITSGWLDTHYTEANLARVERLSAFAQARGHTLLELAFAWLLHRGEVASVIAGATRPEQVRANAAATRWQLSAQELAEVDAALAG
- a CDS encoding sodium:solute symporter family protein; translation: MIGIDWAVVLVYMLGTLALGIWLSRRASGSLADFFVGGRGISWWLAGTSMAATTFSIDTPLYVAGVVGTRGIAGNWEWWAYGIAHVIMIYMFARLWRRAEIITDNELTELRYGGTPAATLRAVKGFLFAVVIGSIGAGYAMLAMVKVVDALQIFPSLGLDLGDNGKLWAIILISVFVLVYAGAAGLWGVVATDFFQFFLALIGAIIVAWAAVAHVGGLDDVVRLAQANTEFDALSFTPFHFGGDTLISWSRTAGITATTFFAYVTVLWWAFRRSDGGGEFIQRISSVKTEKDAEKAAWFFNIMHYVVRTWPWILVALVALALYPDLEDPELGYPMLMLDFLPAGLLGLVVASLLAAFMSTMSTLINWSASYMTNDLYARFMRPHASQKELVFAARVASVIVLIIAGFAAFQSQSIATVYRLILAIGTGPGLVLILRWYWWRINAWAELASMVAGFIVGFLTSVENPIYSLVIDDFGLRLMVTAGITLLIWVPVMLLTKPENDEKLDAFYTRVRPGGPGWARQRERTGIAPAQDLASDIQRVLAGVLILFGAMFAVGGVLLLRWGTAIMMTIMLVVGLVWLKKLGATQIAPPTAEAPTHPS